The Euphorbia lathyris chromosome 2, ddEupLath1.1, whole genome shotgun sequence genome includes a window with the following:
- the LOC136219759 gene encoding B3 domain-containing transcription factor VRN1-like isoform X2 yields the protein MASSSKNNNGCLMFKADQKPHFFKFILKDSEQREKTAIPRRFVKNYGRYLSSPLILNVPSGQKWKIDLVKSKGVVWMQNGWKEFTDHFSARYGYFLVFEFDRSVSEFNVIICDNSATEIDYPCSLSSKGDKSDEQIKESSNAAKSDEQIKESSNGDKSGEQIKEPTIVIDDEPETEILAPKPGPDEQLQKLQPMVDPNDEAKQGRRFIRNTALTKEEKGKVVERAIANFKSDNPSFWIVMQPSYVHNTNVLPGIPLNFARQYLKDSGDAVLNNLDGKSWPIEFYSSLNSGSEIMRIKNAGWREFVKGNDINVGDVIIFELLLQSCKDDKTVFRVSMTKYSHIRKLSGDRNSWKAKEISSKQPKRLRVERLCAEKHKKIKVQNSVTNADSPKTQVEGSSKKKGKRGRPRLNLNSGTENPAFDVVMQPMNFIDRDKYYLRLPLNFVKDIEEGNHKVRLLVDNKLWCMKLNRYPQLGIIGEGWVDFARQNSLKVGDTCTFELIDREILLIQVYISRG from the exons ATGGCTTCTTCCTCAAAGAACAACAATGGGTGCTTGATGTTTAAAGCAGATCAGAAACcacattttttcaaatttattctCAAGGATTCAGAACAGCGTGAAAAGACG GCCATTCCaagaagatttgtgaaaaattatgGCCGCTATCTTTCAAGTCCCCTAATCCTAAATGTCCCTTCCGGTCAAAAATGGAAGATTGATCTTGTGAAATCTAAGGGAGTTGTTTGGATGCAAAATGGATGGAAAGAATTTACAGATCATTTCTCAGCTAGATATGGATATTTTCTTGTATTTGAATTCGATAGATCTGTATCTGAATTCAATGTCATCATCTGTGACAATAGTGCTACAGAGATAGATTATCCTTGTAGTTTGAGCAGTAAGGGAGATAAGTCTGATGAACAAATTAAAGAGAGCAGTAACGCAGCTAAGTCTGATGAACAAATCAAAGAGAGCAGTAACGGAGATAAGTCTGGTGAACAAATTAAAGAGCCAACTATTGTAATCGACGATGAACCAGAAACTGAAATCTTGGCACCAAAACCTGGTCCTGATGAACAACTGCAAAAGTTGCAGCCAATGGTGGACCCAAATGATGAAGCTAAACAAG GAAGGAGATTTATTAGGAACACAGCactcacaaaggaagaaaaaggTAAGGTTGTTGAAAGAGCAATCGCTAATTTCAAATCTGATAATCCCTCATTCTGGATTGTGATGCAACCATCTTATGTTCATAACACCAATGTCTTG CCTGGAATACCATTAAACTTTGCGAGGCAATATTTGAAGGACAGTGGTGATGCTGTCCTCAATAATTTGGATGGGAAAAGTTGGCCAATTGAATTCTATTCTTCATTGAACTCTGGATCAGAAATAATGAGAATTAAGAATGCTGGTTGGAGGGAATTTGTCAAAGGAAATGATATAAATGTTGGTGATGTCATTATATTTGAACTTCTCCTTCAATCTTGCAAGGACGACAAGACTGTTTTCAGAGTTTCCATGACCAAATATTCCCATATTCGAAAATTGTCTG GTGATAGAAATAGCTGGAAAGCAAAAGAAATTTCCAGCAAACAACCTAAACGCCTCAGAGTTGAAAGGTTATGCGCTGAAAAGCATAAGAAGATTAAGGTGCAGAATTCTGTGACCAACGCAGATAGTCCTAAAACACAAGTTGAAG GCTCAAgcaagaaaaaggggaaaaggGGTAGACCAAGACTCAATTTGAACAGTGGAACTGAAAACCCTGCTTTCGATGTTGTTATGCAGCCAATGAATTTCATTGACAGGGATAAATACTATCTG CGTCTACCCCTCAATTTTGTGAAGGACATAGAGGAAGGAAATCATAAAGTGAGATTACTAGTTGATAACAAATTGTGGTGTATGAAGCTGAATAGATATCCACAATTGGGCATAATTGGCGAAGGATGGGTTGATTTTGCAAGGCAAAATTCACTCAAAGTCGGGGATACATGCACCTTTGAACTGATTGATAGGGAAATCTTGCTAATACAAGTCTACATATCCAGGGGTTGA
- the LOC136219759 gene encoding B3 domain-containing transcription factor VRN1-like isoform X1: MASSSKNNNGCLMFKADQKPHFFKFILKDSEQREKTAIPRRFVKNYGRYLSSPLILNVPSGQKWKIDLVKSKGVVWMQNGWKEFTDHFSARYGYFLVFEFDRSVSEFNVIICDNSATEIDYPCSLSSKGDKSDEQIKESSNAAKSDEQIKESSNGDKSGEQIKEPTIVIDDEPETEILAPKPGPDEQLQKLQPMVDPNDEAKQGRRFIRNTALTKEEKGKVVERAIANFKSDNPSFWIVMQPSYVHNTNVLPGIPLNFARQYLKDSGDAVLNNLDGKSWPIEFYSSLNSGSEIMRIKNAGWREFVKGNDINVGDVIIFELLLQSCKDDKTVFRVSMTKYSHIRKLSGDRNSWKAKEISSKQPKRLRVERLCAEKHKKIKVQNSVTNADSPKTQVEGGKNMNEGSSKKKGKRGRPRLNLNSGTENPAFDVVMQPMNFIDRDKYYLRLPLNFVKDIEEGNHKVRLLVDNKLWCMKLNRYPQLGIIGEGWVDFARQNSLKVGDTCTFELIDREILLIQVYISRG, from the exons ATGGCTTCTTCCTCAAAGAACAACAATGGGTGCTTGATGTTTAAAGCAGATCAGAAACcacattttttcaaatttattctCAAGGATTCAGAACAGCGTGAAAAGACG GCCATTCCaagaagatttgtgaaaaattatgGCCGCTATCTTTCAAGTCCCCTAATCCTAAATGTCCCTTCCGGTCAAAAATGGAAGATTGATCTTGTGAAATCTAAGGGAGTTGTTTGGATGCAAAATGGATGGAAAGAATTTACAGATCATTTCTCAGCTAGATATGGATATTTTCTTGTATTTGAATTCGATAGATCTGTATCTGAATTCAATGTCATCATCTGTGACAATAGTGCTACAGAGATAGATTATCCTTGTAGTTTGAGCAGTAAGGGAGATAAGTCTGATGAACAAATTAAAGAGAGCAGTAACGCAGCTAAGTCTGATGAACAAATCAAAGAGAGCAGTAACGGAGATAAGTCTGGTGAACAAATTAAAGAGCCAACTATTGTAATCGACGATGAACCAGAAACTGAAATCTTGGCACCAAAACCTGGTCCTGATGAACAACTGCAAAAGTTGCAGCCAATGGTGGACCCAAATGATGAAGCTAAACAAG GAAGGAGATTTATTAGGAACACAGCactcacaaaggaagaaaaaggTAAGGTTGTTGAAAGAGCAATCGCTAATTTCAAATCTGATAATCCCTCATTCTGGATTGTGATGCAACCATCTTATGTTCATAACACCAATGTCTTG CCTGGAATACCATTAAACTTTGCGAGGCAATATTTGAAGGACAGTGGTGATGCTGTCCTCAATAATTTGGATGGGAAAAGTTGGCCAATTGAATTCTATTCTTCATTGAACTCTGGATCAGAAATAATGAGAATTAAGAATGCTGGTTGGAGGGAATTTGTCAAAGGAAATGATATAAATGTTGGTGATGTCATTATATTTGAACTTCTCCTTCAATCTTGCAAGGACGACAAGACTGTTTTCAGAGTTTCCATGACCAAATATTCCCATATTCGAAAATTGTCTG GTGATAGAAATAGCTGGAAAGCAAAAGAAATTTCCAGCAAACAACCTAAACGCCTCAGAGTTGAAAGGTTATGCGCTGAAAAGCATAAGAAGATTAAGGTGCAGAATTCTGTGACCAACGCAGATAGTCCTAAAACACAAGTTGAAG GAGGGAAGAACATGAATGAAGGCTCAAgcaagaaaaaggggaaaaggGGTAGACCAAGACTCAATTTGAACAGTGGAACTGAAAACCCTGCTTTCGATGTTGTTATGCAGCCAATGAATTTCATTGACAGGGATAAATACTATCTG CGTCTACCCCTCAATTTTGTGAAGGACATAGAGGAAGGAAATCATAAAGTGAGATTACTAGTTGATAACAAATTGTGGTGTATGAAGCTGAATAGATATCCACAATTGGGCATAATTGGCGAAGGATGGGTTGATTTTGCAAGGCAAAATTCACTCAAAGTCGGGGATACATGCACCTTTGAACTGATTGATAGGGAAATCTTGCTAATACAAGTCTACATATCCAGGGGTTGA